CATTCGTCGTACCCTCAGTCCGCCTGACTTCATCACTTTCTTTCTCATCTGCTCTCGAACTGTTCAACACAGCGCCATCCGACTCTGCTTTAATGGCCAGCTCGGGGTTCGCCGCCTCAAGCTTCTGCCTCATGTCGCCACTCATTTCCTCCAGACTTGGCACGACCCATTTGGCGCTTTCCCACGGCTTGACGCCCATGAGGTACATGGTATCGATCTCTTCCAGTGTGCGGCCCTTGCCTTCGATAACGAAGAAATACACGATGAGACCACCGAGGATGTTAGTGCCGGCGAATACATAGCCATAGCGGAAGTCGATTGCTTCGGTAATGAAAGGTGTGAAGAAAGCAAGAAGGAAATTCCATAGCCAGTTACTAGCAGTTGACAAAGCCATTGCCTTGGCACGATACCGACTTGGGTAGAGCTCGCCGCAGATGGTCCAACTGTTGATACATCAGTCATATGCACTTGACAGGGTCTGAGAGATACTCACATCATTGGGCCCCAGGTTGTCGCAAATCCGAATATGAAGAAGCAGGCGAAGCAAATCATGGCCGTCGCAGCTTTCTCGGTTCTTTCTGGATCCTCGCGATCAAGGGCAAAGTGACCGACGGAAGCAAAGATCAAGAAACAGATGAACATCCAACAGGAGCCGGCAATGAGCGACTTTCTTCGACCATAGTGCTCGACGATGTACAGTCCGTAAAAGGTCACACCGAAATTAATGCCATTCTAGAGTCATTAGCTATGAGGCGCAGTCACAGAACTGGACTACGCACCAAGATCATTTGCGTAACAAACGAATTCTTAATACCAGTACCCGCGAAAACCACGGTACCGTAGTAGAAGCTGCAAGTTGGTC
The sequence above is a segment of the Pyrenophora tritici-repentis strain M4 chromosome 3, whole genome shotgun sequence genome. Coding sequences within it:
- a CDS encoding siderophore iron transporter mirC translates to MSEVYGVPTNHYSIQLELEEMRVKLEAESKVVNNPIREWVGMWIAPKMAYRLAIGMGLQMFQQLTGANYFFYYGTVVFAGTGIKNSFVTQMILNGINFGVTFYGLYIVEHYGRRKSLIAGSCWMFICFLIFASVGHFALDREDPERTEKAATAMICFACFFIFGFATTWGPMIWTICGELYPSRYRAKAMALSTASNWLWNFLLAFFTPFITEAIDFRYGYVFAGTNILGGLIVYFFVIEGKGRTLEEIDTMYLMGVKPWESAKWVVPSLEEMSGDMRQKLEAANPELAIKAESDGAVLNSSRADEKESDEVRRTEGTTNGSGESPRTKTEIGP